The nucleotide sequence GATCACCCAGCGGCGGGTCGAGGGCGGGGGGAGATCGGCGATGGTCAGGGGGCTGCCATCGGGCCCGATCACATACTTGACCCTCGGGCGGTTCGGTTCGGTCATGATACGCTCTACAACTCGACTGACCTTGTCGAGATCGAAGCTACTTGCGCCCGCTTAAGAGATGTTGAAGCGGACCGATCGGGTTTGATTCGCCTGGGACAAGAATCGCGCGCCGGCCCGGCGCATCGGGACTAGCCCGTTGGGCGCGCGCGCTTTCCGGCGCCGACGCCCTCAGCCCGACGTTGTGGAAAACCCGACACTCGTCACGCTGGACAGGGGCACCCGGTTGTTGCCGATGACGAGCACCGGCTCGCTGCCCGAGAGATCGACCTCGTCGACCTTGCCGCTCACGCCGGTCTTCACGCTCACCTGCGTGCCCGTCGCGTCCTGGGCCGCGATCTTCAGGGTGTAGGTGCCCTCGGGCTGCGAGATCCCGGCGGCGTTCTTGCCGTTCCAGGTATAGCCCTGGCTGCCCTGAGTGAGCGACAGGGACTGGGTGCCGACCGTGTTGCCCTTGGCGTCGAGGATCGTGACGGTCGCCTTCGGGGCGGCGCGGTCGGTCGTGAGGGTCCAGGTCGCGGCACCGCCCTTCAGGTCGGCGGTCGCGCCCGTGGCCTCGACGGTCTGGCCGATATAGCTCGTGGCCGAAGCGGTGCTCGCCGCCTTGCTGCTGGTGAGGATGCTCTCCAGGCGGTCGTTCGTCTTGAGCTGCTGCTCGACGCCCGCGAACTGCACCAGCTGCTGCGTGAACTGGTTGGTGTCCATCGGGTCGAGCGGGTTCTGGTTCTTGAGCTGCGTGGTCAGGAGCGTCAGGAACTGGGTGAAGTTGCCCGCGATCTCCTGGGCGCTCGTGCCCGAGCCGGTCTTGGAGGTCGTGGTGGCGGTGCCGACGGCGGCCGCGATGCCCGATGCCATTCTGGTCTCTCCTGCCGGTATCCGGTGGTGCCCGAGCGGACGGTCCGCGGGCGCGAAAATCGTTGTCTTGTCGGGCCTTACGGTCCGATCGTCGTGCGGCCTCTCCGGGGCCGGCCGACATCTCGCGCAACGGGTTCAAAACCGGCCGCAAGCATCGGCCGTGTCTCGACGATCCGGCAATTGGGGGGCCGCATCGCGCTAGATCCGGATATCGAGGCCGCCGAGCCCACCGAGGCCGTGCAGCATCCGCAGCGGCGCCTCGGCGGCGCGCTCCGTCTCCGGCATCCAGGCGCTGCGAGGGGCGCGGCCGTCCCGCCCGCCGGTCTGGTCGCCCGTCCGGCCATCGGACTGCCCGTCGCCGCGCAGCGAGAGGCTGATGCCGCCCTCCTGCGCGTCGAGCCCGGCCTGGGACAGGGCCTGCTGCAGGCTGTTCGCGTCGCGCTGGAGCATGGCCAGGGTCTCGACCCGCTCGACCACCATGTGGGTCATCACGGTGCCGCGCTCCTTGTCGATCTCCAGCTTCACGTCGATGCGCCCGAGATCCAGCGGATCGAGCCGGATCTCGAACTGGCTCGATCCGGACAGCGCCCGCAGCCCGATCGTCATCGGCACCTGACCGATCGGCACCGGCGGCGTCGCGGGAACGGACGCGGCAGCGCTCCCGGCGGTGTGGGCCGCCGCGTGGGTCGGGGCCGTTTGGGCGATGCCCTGGGAGGCAGCCTGGGCTGAGACGTCGGCGAGGCCGTGACCGGGCCCTTGCCCAAGCATTTGTCCGGCCGGCTGCCCGGCCGCCGCGGCGCCGGGCTCGGCCACCACCCCGGCCAGGGCCGCGACGAGATCCGGTTTGGCAGCGGCCTCTTTCGCGGCGCCGGCATCGGCCGGCCCCGCGCTCGCCGCCTTGCCATCCTCGGCGCCCTGGATACCGCCTGTCGGATTATCCGGTATCCCGGGCGCGGCGGCCCGCTCCCCGAAGACATGCGGCTGCACGCTTTGCGGAGCCGGACCCTGGCCCTGCCCCGAAAGCTGCCCCGGGATCAGGGAGACCCCGGCCGCCTTCGCGACCGGCCCGCCCGACTGCGCCGCTGCCCCGGGCAGTCCGCCGGCCTGGAGCGCGGGAGCTCCAGCGCCCGCACCGGCGGGCGGGGGCGCGGCCGCGAGCAGCGCCAGGAACGCCGGAAGCGCTTGGGGCGCGGCCGGATCGGCCGGAGCCTCCTCTGTCTCTCCGTCCGCCTCGTCGGTCTTGCCGGCCACGGCTTCCGTCGCGGCCTCGGTGCTCGGCCGCGCCTGCACGGCGGTCGCGCCGGCCTGCACCGCCTGCGCCGCGGTCACCTCCTGCGGGACCTGCGCGGCGATCTGGCCGTTCTGGGCGGCGATATCCACGCCCACCGCCCCGGGGACCGGAGGCGTCTCCACCGGGTCGCCCAGCGGCACGGTCCCGGCCGGCATCGCCTCGGACTTGGTCGCATTCGGCTGGCCGGCAGCAGCCGCGGCAGAGATGTCCGCATCCGCATCGGCGCCGCCATCCGCCGCGGCGTCCGCGCGCTCGTCGGTCGCGGCATCCGCGCGCTTATCGTTCACGGGATCCGAGCGCCCGTCTGCGACCTGCGACCGCGCGGCCGCGTCGCTCCGGGCATCCGAGGCTTCGCGGCGCCCGTCGGCGCGGGCCGCCGGCTGGGCGGCCGCGTCCCGGCGAGCCGGCGCGGCGTCCTCGTCCCGCGGCGCGGGCCCGCGGCTCTGGGCATGGACGGTCGTGCCCGTCCGCCGGGCGTCCGCGGCCTGAGGCTCCCGCGCGCCGGCAGCATTCAGGATCCGATCGAACCCCTCCGCCGCAGCCCCGCGCGCCGCGCCGCGCGGGCTCGGGCGAGGGTACCCGCCCGGAACGCCATCCATCCGATCCGTGGTTGCGAACGCCATCGATGCCTGCTCCTCGAACACGGCTGCAGCAAGGCGCGAGCCACGCCGCGACGCATCGCAAGCCACTGACAAGACTATTTTTTTCAAACCCGGCGGTAGCGCGCGCAGCCGAACCGCCGGCCGTTGCTGCCGGGCGAGCGGCAGCTTTTGCCGAGCGGAGCGGGCGCCACCGGGCGGCCCGGGCCCGGCCACCGCCCTGGAAAGTGCCGCCGCCAGCCACTATAGAGGGCCGCGGGCGGCCATTCCCCGTTACCGTCTGTTCGCGCGGGGCCGCCGGATCCGGTCATGAACTCCCTCGACCTGCCCAAAGCCCCACACGAGACGCGCGTCGTCGTCGCCATGTCCGGCGGCGTCGATTCCTCCGTGGTCGCGGGGCTGCTGAAACGCGCGGGCTACGACGTGGTCGGCGTCACGCTCCAGCTCTACGATCACGGGGAGGCGACCCACCGCCGGGGGGCCTGCTGCGCCGGCCAGGATATCCACGACGCCCGCGCGGCCGCCGCCCATCTTGGCATCCCGCACTACGTGCTCGACTACGAGGACCGCTTCCGCGATGCGGTGATCGACCGCTTCGCCGAGAGCTATCTCGCCGGCGAGACGCCGATCCCCTGCGTCGAGTGCAACCGCTCGATCAAGTTCCGCGACCTGCTCGGCCTCGCCCGCGACCTCGACGCGGACGCGCTGGCCACCGGCCACTACGTGGCGAGCCGGCCGCTGCCGGAGGGGGGCCGCGGCCTCTACCGCGCCCTCGATCCGGCCCGCGACCAGAGCTACTTCCTGTACGCGACGACGCCCGAGCAGCTCGCCTATCTGCGCTTTCCGCTGGGCGAGCTGCCGAAGGACGAGACGCGGGCGCTCGCGCGGGAACTCGGCCTCGCGGTCGCCGAGAAGCCGGACAGCCAGGACATCTGCTTCGTGCCGCAGGGCCGCTACAGCGACGTGATCGCGCGGCTGCGCCCGGACGCGGCGCGCCCCGGCGAGGTGGTGGACCTGGAGGGCCGCGTCCTCGGCCGGCACGAGGGCATCATCCACTACACGGTCGGCCAGCGCCGCGGCCTGAAGCTCGCGGTGGGCGAGCCGCTCTACGTGGTGCGCCTGGAGCCCGACAGCGCCCGGGTCGTGGTGGGGCCCCGCAGCGCGCTCGCCACCAGCCGCATCCGGCTCGGGGACGTGAACTGGCTGGGCTCGCAGGCGCTCGCGGCCGTGGACGGCCTGCCCGTCGCGGTGCGGGTGCGCTCGACCCGCGAGCCGCGGCCAGCCACGCTCGCGTTCCGGGACGGCGCCCTCACGGTGGAGCTGGCCACGCCCGAGGACGGCGTCTCGCCGGGCCAGGCCTGCGTCATCTACGCCGACGAGGGTCCGCGCGCGCGGGTGCTCGGCGGCGGCACCATTGCCCGCGTCGACGCGTTGTCGGCGCGCCCGGCCCAAGCCGCCTGAATGCCAAGCCGCTTGAATGCCAAGCCGCCTGACCGGTCAGGCCGCCTGACCGGCCGCCGGCCCGCAGAGATCTCCCGAGCGCGAACCGCAGGACGAAAGCCACGATGTTGAGCGAGCCGCAGGTGACGGGCCCGAGCACGGCCCTGATGCGCAAGGCCTATGCCCGCTGGGCCCCGGTCTACGACGTGGTCTACGACAAGCTGACCGAGCCGGCAGCCCGCGCGGCGGTGCGCGCGGCCGCAGCCTGCGGGCCGCGCATCCTGGAGGCCGGCGTCGGAACCGGCCTCTCGCTCGGCTACTACCCGGCCGGCAGCTTCGTCTGCGGCGTCGATCTCTCCGAGGACATGCTGAAGCGCGCCCGCCGGAAGGTGCAGCGGCGCGGGCTCGCCCACGTGCGCGGCCTGCAGGTGATGGACGTCTGCCATCTGGGCTACGCCGATGCCAGCTTCGACGCGGTCGTGGCGCAGTTCCTGATCACCCTGGTGCCGGATCCGGAGGCCGCGCTCTCCGAGTTCCTGCGGGTGGTGCGGCCCGGCGGCGAGATCGTGCTCGCCAACCATTTCGGCCAGACCGACGGGCCGGTCGCCCGGGTCGAGGAGATCGTGGCCCCGCTCTGCACCAAGATCGGCTGGTCCTCGGACTTCAAGTCGACCCGCATCGAGGCCTGGGCCCGGCGCAACGGCGTCGAGTTCATCGGCGTCGCCCCGACCTTCCCGGGCGGGTTCTTCAAGATCCTGCGCATGCGCAAGCCCGCTTGAGCGGCCCGGAGGAGGGCGCCGGAAACCGGCCGGGCAGGGAGGAGGCCGAGGCACCGGGTATGGGCCCGGAAGCCGGTCCCGGACGGGCCCGCAGGTCCCTGCGCTGGCTGCCGCTCGCGCTCCTCGTCGGTGTCTCGCTGGCTGCCCTCCTCACCGGCGCGGCGCGGCTCGTCAGCCTCGACGCCCTGCTGGCCTCGCGGGCATGGCTGCACGCCTTCGTGGGCGCCGACTACGTCCGCGCGCTGGTGGCCGCCTACCTCGTCTATGTCGGCGCGGTGGTGATCTCGGTGCCCGCCACCCTGATGCTGACCATGGTGTGCGGCTTCCTGTTCGGGATCGTCACAGGCGCGCTGGTCTCGGTCGCGGCCGCCACCACGGGCGCGGCCATCGTGTTCTCGATCGGCCGGGGACCGGGGGCGGACCTGCTCGACCGGGTGGCGGGGCCGCGCCTCGGCGCGCTCGCGGAGGGCTTCCGGCGGGACGCCTTCGGCTACATCGCCTTCCTGCGCCTGCTGCCGCTCTTCCCCTTCTGGATGACGAATCTGGGGCCCGCCGCCTTCGGCGTGCCGCTGCGGACCTTCGTGGCCGCGACGTTCCTCGGCCTCCTGCCCGGCGCCTTCGTGTACGCGGCGACGGGCGCCGGGATCGACGAGGTGGTCGCGGCCCACGAGGCGGCGCAGGCCGTCTGCCAGGCGGCCTCGGACCTGGGCTGCGACGAGGCGCTGACGCTGCGCGCTCTGGTGACGCCCAAGATGGTGCTGGGCCTGGGCGCGCTCGCGGGCTTCGCGCTGCTCTCGGTGCTGCTGCGCCGCCTCCTCGCGCGGCGGCAGCTGGCCGCCGAGGCCGAAAGATCACGCAAAGTACAGCCCGGCGATACAACCGAAGGTTAGGCATCTGAAGTCGGTTAACGACAGATAAGGCCTGTGCGGAAACAGGAGTGCACTGGCGCCCCTCTCGACGGCGCAGTATCGCGCGGGGTAGGAAACGGCAGCGGGCGCGGGTTCACGGGCGCCGGCCGAGGCGTCGATGCGTGTGCGTGCGGAAGAGGGCGGGGCGCTGCAGGAGCGCGGGAGCGCGGCGCCGGCCGGCCGCGGTTCGGGACTGCGCCTTGGTCTGTCCGCCCGCCTCTTCCTGATCACGGTGGCCTTCGTGGCCGTGGCCGAGGTGCTGATCTACGTGCCGGCGGTGGCGAACTACCGCCTCTCCCTGCTCTCCGACCGGATCGCGGCGGCGCAGGTGGCCGCCATGGTGCTCGACGCGAGCCAGGGCCAGCCGGTCGCGGACGACCTCGCCCGCCACCTGCTGGTCGGGGCGGGCGCCCGGGTGATCGCGGTGCGGGGCGACGAGACCCAGCGCCTGCTCTCCCTCGATCCCGTGCCGGAGCGCGTGGCCGACACGGTCGACCTGCGCAACACCTCGATCTGGGAGGCGATCCGCGGTGGCTGGCGCACGATCGTCGCCCCGGCCGACGCGCCCATCCGCGTGGTCGGGCACGGGCGAGACGGCTTCGACCTCGTCGAAGTACTGATCGACGAGGCGCCACTGCGACAGGCGATCGTCGACTTCGCCCTGCGGCTCCTGCTCTCGTCCCTCATCGTGGCCGCCGCCGCCGCCGGCGTGGTCTTCGTGGTGCTGCAGGTCGCGATCGTGCGGCCGGTGCGCCGGCTCGCCCGCAACATCGCGGCCTTCGCGGACGATCCCGAGGGGGCCGAGCGCGGCATCGTGCCCTCGCGCCGCACCGACGAGATCGGCGTGGCCGAGACCGCCCTCGCCCGCATGGCGCAGGGGCTCGCCGACCAGCTCCGGCAGAAGAAGCGGCTGGCCGAGCTCGGGCTCGCGGTCAGCAAGATCAACCACGAGCTGCGCAACATGCTGACCGCGGCGCAGCTCCTCGGCGACCGCCTGGAGGGCGCTGCCGACCCGACCGTGCAGCGCGTGGCCCCGCGCCTGCTGGCGACCCTCGACCGGGCGATCCGCTTCTGCGAGGCGACCCTGGCCTATGGCCGGGCGAGCGAGCCCAGCCCGAGCCCGCGCCGCGTCGCGCTGGCGCCGTTGCTCGCGGAACTCGAGGATCTGACGGGGCTGGCCGATGGGGCCGGGGTGGCGATCCGGGTCGAGG is from Methylobacterium radiodurans and encodes:
- a CDS encoding flagellar hook assembly protein FlgD; translated protein: MASGIAAAVGTATTTSKTGSGTSAQEIAGNFTQFLTLLTTQLKNQNPLDPMDTNQFTQQLVQFAGVEQQLKTNDRLESILTSSKAASTASATSYIGQTVEATGATADLKGGAATWTLTTDRAAPKATVTILDAKGNTVGTQSLSLTQGSQGYTWNGKNAAGISQPEGTYTLKIAAQDATGTQVSVKTGVSGKVDEVDLSGSEPVLVIGNNRVPLSSVTSVGFSTTSG
- a CDS encoding flagellar hook-length control protein FliK yields the protein MAFATTDRMDGVPGGYPRPSPRGAARGAAAEGFDRILNAAGAREPQAADARRTGTTVHAQSRGPAPRDEDAAPARRDAAAQPAARADGRREASDARSDAAARSQVADGRSDPVNDKRADAATDERADAAADGGADADADISAAAAAGQPNATKSEAMPAGTVPLGDPVETPPVPGAVGVDIAAQNGQIAAQVPQEVTAAQAVQAGATAVQARPSTEAATEAVAGKTDEADGETEEAPADPAAPQALPAFLALLAAAPPPAGAGAGAPALQAGGLPGAAAQSGGPVAKAAGVSLIPGQLSGQGQGPAPQSVQPHVFGERAAAPGIPDNPTGGIQGAEDGKAASAGPADAGAAKEAAAKPDLVAALAGVVAEPGAAAAGQPAGQMLGQGPGHGLADVSAQAASQGIAQTAPTHAAAHTAGSAAASVPATPPVPIGQVPMTIGLRALSGSSQFEIRLDPLDLGRIDVKLEIDKERGTVMTHMVVERVETLAMLQRDANSLQQALSQAGLDAQEGGISLSLRGDGQSDGRTGDQTGGRDGRAPRSAWMPETERAAEAPLRMLHGLGGLGGLDIRI
- the mnmA gene encoding tRNA 2-thiouridine(34) synthase MnmA, whose amino-acid sequence is MNSLDLPKAPHETRVVVAMSGGVDSSVVAGLLKRAGYDVVGVTLQLYDHGEATHRRGACCAGQDIHDARAAAAHLGIPHYVLDYEDRFRDAVIDRFAESYLAGETPIPCVECNRSIKFRDLLGLARDLDADALATGHYVASRPLPEGGRGLYRALDPARDQSYFLYATTPEQLAYLRFPLGELPKDETRALARELGLAVAEKPDSQDICFVPQGRYSDVIARLRPDAARPGEVVDLEGRVLGRHEGIIHYTVGQRRGLKLAVGEPLYVVRLEPDSARVVVGPRSALATSRIRLGDVNWLGSQALAAVDGLPVAVRVRSTREPRPATLAFRDGALTVELATPEDGVSPGQACVIYADEGPRARVLGGGTIARVDALSARPAQAA
- a CDS encoding methyltransferase domain-containing protein, translating into MLSEPQVTGPSTALMRKAYARWAPVYDVVYDKLTEPAARAAVRAAAACGPRILEAGVGTGLSLGYYPAGSFVCGVDLSEDMLKRARRKVQRRGLAHVRGLQVMDVCHLGYADASFDAVVAQFLITLVPDPEAALSEFLRVVRPGGEIVLANHFGQTDGPVARVEEIVAPLCTKIGWSSDFKSTRIEAWARRNGVEFIGVAPTFPGGFFKILRMRKPA
- a CDS encoding TVP38/TMEM64 family protein, producing MGPEAGPGRARRSLRWLPLALLVGVSLAALLTGAARLVSLDALLASRAWLHAFVGADYVRALVAAYLVYVGAVVISVPATLMLTMVCGFLFGIVTGALVSVAAATTGAAIVFSIGRGPGADLLDRVAGPRLGALAEGFRRDAFGYIAFLRLLPLFPFWMTNLGPAAFGVPLRTFVAATFLGLLPGAFVYAATGAGIDEVVAAHEAAQAVCQAASDLGCDEALTLRALVTPKMVLGLGALAGFALLSVLLRRLLARRQLAAEAERSRKVQPGDTTEG
- a CDS encoding sensor histidine kinase, producing MRVRAEEGGALQERGSAAPAGRGSGLRLGLSARLFLITVAFVAVAEVLIYVPAVANYRLSLLSDRIAAAQVAAMVLDASQGQPVADDLARHLLVGAGARVIAVRGDETQRLLSLDPVPERVADTVDLRNTSIWEAIRGGWRTIVAPADAPIRVVGHGRDGFDLVEVLIDEAPLRQAIVDFALRLLLSSLIVAAAAAGVVFVVLQVAIVRPVRRLARNIAAFADDPEGAERGIVPSRRTDEIGVAETALARMAQGLADQLRQKKRLAELGLAVSKINHELRNMLTAAQLLGDRLEGAADPTVQRVAPRLLATLDRAIRFCEATLAYGRASEPSPSPRRVALAPLLAELEDLTGLADGAGVAIRVEAPPDLTATVDPEQLARALTNLVRNAVQALASDTTSAPEVRVTASRGCVADRGAVTILVADNGPGLPERARAHLFAPFKGSTRAGGTGLGLAVASELIRLNGGSLTLDAGTRGACFRVTLPDAA